The Cloacibacillus sp. An23 genome contains the following window.
GTAATAATCGACATAGTAAACAACATAGAAAATCTCTACTCAATCTCCGCCGTACAAGAAGAGATGAACACGGCCATAAACTACTACAGAGGCACGGGACAGGAAGACAAAATAATAAACGAGACATTCACCATAATAGACGAGACGAGAGACAGCAGACAGCTCTTCTGCGAACTCGAAGAGACGTTATCCGCCAGCTGGGACTCCATGTATAAACTGGCGAAAGACTACTACGAAAAACATCATGACCTTGATGTCCCGAGACGCTACGTAACGAACGGCGGCTACGCCTTAGGCTCATGGCTGAACACACAGAGGTTGGTCAAAGCCGGCAGAATCTGCGGCCTCCTTTCAGAAGAAAGAATAAAGAAACTCGACGCCATAGGCATGGAGTGGCGGAACAGATACGACCGCGCATGGGATAAATATTATCGGGGGCTTTGCGAGTATAAATACAAAAACGGCAACATAGATATAAAAGCCGGATACGTAACAGAGGACGGCATAGACCTCGGGAACTGGATAACCAACATACGCGCCTCAAAACACGGCGGACGCAAAGGGTATTACCTGACAGACGAACGTATCGCCATGCTTGACAGGCTCGGCATGATATGGGACAAGCTCGATTACCAATGGGAGAGGAACTATCAGGCCTGCGTTGAATACTATAAGACAAACCGCGATCTTGATATTCCAGCCCATTACGTGGCGGAGGACGGGCTCCGCATAGGCGCGTGGATACGCCGCATGAGAAAAGCGAGAGACGGCAGAATGAAAAACGCCGCGCCGCTTACGCCGGAGCAGACAGCCCGCCTAGACGCAATAGGCATGGAATGGCAGGACTCATATACGAAACAATGGGAATACGGCTACGAACAGGCTAAAGCATATTTTGCCGCGCACGGGAACCTCGACGTCCAGGCAGCCTACGTGACCGAAAACGGCTTCCCGCTCGGTAAATGGCTCAAAAGGCACACGCAGGTCAATGACAAAACCGGAAAGCCGATGATAAAAATCACATCTGAACGTAAGGCCAAACTCGACGCCCTCGGTTTTTCATGGTGCGGAGACGATTCGTGGGAAAGACGAGTGGCCGCGTGCAGAGAATACAGAGCCGAACACGGCGATCTCAACGTCTCTCAGCAATACGTGACGGCCGACGGCATATGGCTTGGTAAATGGCTCTACGAGTGCAGAAAAGCCCATAGAAACGGTGGACTTGGAAAAACTAGGAAATTAAGCCATGAGCAGATCGGAGAACTCGAAGCGCTGGGCATAGACTGGCGTACTCCGGCGGAGAAAGCATGGGAAGAAAAGTATAATGCCGCCGCTGAAATGCTGGAAAAAATGAGGCTGATGAACGATAAAACTGCGATAAACGCGGAATATCCGCCGAGCCACAGCTTACGCCAGTGGCTCGTAAGGCAGCGCAGTCTGTTGCGTCACGGGAAATTAACAAACGAACAGATAACACGGCTCAGCGCGCTGAACGTGATACACATGGCCGGGTGACAGAAATGTACAGACATTATATTAAGCGACTAATAGATATCATACTTTCGTCATGCGCCCTTCTCGTCCTCGCCCTTCCGATGACCGTAATCGCCGCCATCGTAAAGCTAGACTCCAAAGGCCCGGTGCTCTTCTGGCAGAAGCGCGTCGGCATACATAAGTCTACCTTCATGATGCCGAAATTCAGGACGATGTACATAAACGCGCCAGCCAACATGCCTACCAACATGCTTAACGATCCATCGAAATGGATCACAAAAAGCGTAGCGTGGTTAAGAAAACTATATTTAGATGAATTTCCACAGATATTATTTATCTTAACAAATAAAATGTCCGTTATTGACCATAAGATTAACGCCTTCAAACGAGTACGAACCGTTTATTAAGCAAGACAGAGATAAATGGCTATGGAGCGGAACCAGACCGTTACAGGAGACATGAAGCGAAGATGAAGACCAAACCCGCAAAACGAATCCTACTATCCTACCCGCACATGAGCGGAGACGAACTGAGGCTCGTAAAAGACGCATTCGAATCCAACTGGATAGCGCCTCTCGGCCCGCACGTCGATGCATTTGAAAAAGAGACCGCGGCATACGCCGGAGTAAAATCGGCTCTCGCCCTCTCCAGCGGAAGCGCCGCCATACACCTCGGCCTCAGACTGCTTAACGTGCAGGCCGGAGACATGGTCTTCTGCTCCACGCTGACCTTCATAGCTTCAGTAGCTCCGGCTATGTACCAGAACGCCGTCCCCGTCTTCATCGACTCCGACGAAGAGACATGGAACATGTCTCCCGTAGCATTGCAAAAAGCGTTCTGTGACGCTGAAAAAACAGGCAGAATGCCCAAATGCGTCATAGTCGCCGAACTCTACGGACAGCCGCCCAAAATAGACGAGATACAGAAAATCTGCGCAAAATACAACGTCCCGATACTTGAAGACTCTGCCGAAGCCTTAGGCGCTACATACGACGGCAAAAAATGCGGCTCCTTCGGCAAAGTAGGAATCTACTCATACAACGGCAACAAAATAATAACCACCTCAGGCGGAGGAATGCTCCTCTCCGACGACGAAGAATACATAGAAAAAGCCAGATTCTGGTCAACCCAGGCCAGAGACAAAGCGCCGTGGTACGAACACACCGAAATAGGCTACAACTACAGAATGAGCAACATCCTCGCCGCCATAGGCAGAGGCCAGATGCTCCATCTTGAAGAACGCATAAACAGAAGAAGAGCCATATACAGCAAATACAAACAGGAACTTGAAAAAATCCCCGGCATAACCCTGATGCCGGAGACGCCGAAATCCCGTTCCATCCAATGGCTCACGGCGATAACGATAGACAAAGATATAACCGGCAAGACATTCATGGACGTACTCAACTATCTGAACGAACAGAACATAGAAACACGTCCCGTCTGGAAACCCATGCACCTTCAGCCGTACTTTAGGCAGATGAACGCGAAATACTTCACTCACGGAGACGGAGAAAACGGCAGCGTATCCGACAAGCTCTTCGGCACGGGGCTGTGTCTGCCCTCGGCTTCTGCTATGACAGACGACGAGCAGGACTACGTAATAGAAGCGGTAAAAGAAGCCGTAACAAGATAAGAACGCCATGGATGAAG
Protein-coding sequences here:
- a CDS encoding Helicase associated domain protein, which encodes MIDLFEHNQTAYDKAVSMLAERGKTVVVHPTGTGKSFIAFKLAEDNPSSRILWLSPSEYIFRTQLENIKSVCGYEPHNVEFRTYAKLMQTDGDGIAKLRPDYIILDEFHRVGAEMWGKGVERLFDAYPNVPVLGLSATSIRYLDNRRDMADELFDGNVASEMTLGEAVVRGILTPPEYVLSIYSCSKDIEKYQSRIRRAKTKATRDEAQKKLDALRRSLENAEGLDTVFTKHIKDREGKYIIFCSNVEHLRETETHIHEWFSGVDSSPVIYKAYSEDAESSKAFDAFRKDDSSHLKLLLCIDMLNEGIHVDGVSGVILLRPTISPIVYKQQIGRALSSGKGHRDNDGNSVPVIIDIVNNIENLYSISAVQEEMNTAINYYRGTGQEDKIINETFTIIDETRDSRQLFCELEETLSASWDSMYKLAKDYYEKHHDLDVPRRYVTNGGYALGSWLNTQRLVKAGRICGLLSEERIKKLDAIGMEWRNRYDRAWDKYYRGLCEYKYKNGNIDIKAGYVTEDGIDLGNWITNIRASKHGGRKGYYLTDERIAMLDRLGMIWDKLDYQWERNYQACVEYYKTNRDLDIPAHYVAEDGLRIGAWIRRMRKARDGRMKNAAPLTPEQTARLDAIGMEWQDSYTKQWEYGYEQAKAYFAAHGNLDVQAAYVTENGFPLGKWLKRHTQVNDKTGKPMIKITSERKAKLDALGFSWCGDDSWERRVAACREYRAEHGDLNVSQQYVTADGIWLGKWLYECRKAHRNGGLGKTRKLSHEQIGELEALGIDWRTPAEKAWEEKYNAAAEMLEKMRLMNDKTAINAEYPPSHSLRQWLVRQRSLLRHGKLTNEQITRLSALNVIHMAG
- a CDS encoding sugar transferase, whose product is MYRHYIKRLIDIILSSCALLVLALPMTVIAAIVKLDSKGPVLFWQKRVGIHKSTFMMPKFRTMYINAPANMPTNMLNDPSKWITKSVAWLRKLYLDEFPQILFILTNKMSVIDHKINAFKRVRTVY
- a CDS encoding aminotransferase class I/II-fold pyridoxal phosphate-dependent enzyme, giving the protein MKTKPAKRILLSYPHMSGDELRLVKDAFESNWIAPLGPHVDAFEKETAAYAGVKSALALSSGSAAIHLGLRLLNVQAGDMVFCSTLTFIASVAPAMYQNAVPVFIDSDEETWNMSPVALQKAFCDAEKTGRMPKCVIVAELYGQPPKIDEIQKICAKYNVPILEDSAEALGATYDGKKCGSFGKVGIYSYNGNKIITTSGGGMLLSDDEEYIEKARFWSTQARDKAPWYEHTEIGYNYRMSNILAAIGRGQMLHLEERINRRRAIYSKYKQELEKIPGITLMPETPKSRSIQWLTAITIDKDITGKTFMDVLNYLNEQNIETRPVWKPMHLQPYFRQMNAKYFTHGDGENGSVSDKLFGTGLCLPSASAMTDDEQDYVIEAVKEAVTR